A region of Vitis riparia cultivar Riparia Gloire de Montpellier isolate 1030 chromosome 1, EGFV_Vit.rip_1.0, whole genome shotgun sequence DNA encodes the following proteins:
- the LOC117913157 gene encoding uncharacterized protein LOC117913157, with the protein MERMRFLGTFGIIREAVRIGIRNPSFIPLATIVSLPLFCITLLHELLLQHFLMEASLSPQLRKLPPNSNSLAVTRSTHMMSGRVLLLALLYLIPIQLLNLLTAVTTVYSASVIHAGARPLGLQDMLRNSVAKTRWKGPLVTYIYTFLLSNLSLMVIVFFILLGPLLVSGNVLLLLVSMMGVIIALGIWLVLSVWWNMGVVISILEDKGGLEALSTSQYLSKGNRLRGFALMLLNFIWLYGLSWSTLHVRGSFSGRIVLAFVNTGLVCVGKVIKWVVFMVYYHDCKRRCTEKVDMEEGREDEILCKNFS; encoded by the coding sequence ATGGAAAGGATGCGTTTCCTTGGCACCTTTGGAATCATCAGAGAAGCCGTGAGAATTGGAATCAGAAACCCCAGCTTCATTCCCCTGGCAACAATCGTCTCACTTCCTTTATTTTGCATCACGCTACTTCATGAATTGCTTCTCCAGCATTTCCTCATGGAAGCTTCTCTCTCTCCTCAGCTCAGAAAGCTTCCTCCCAACTCCAACTCTCTTGCTGTAACCAGATCGACTCACATGATGTCTGGCAGGGTTCTCCTACTGGCTCTTCTTTACTTGATCCCCATTCAATTATTGAACCTCCTCACTGCAGTCACTACCGTTTATTCAGCTTCTGTGATTCATGCCGGAGCCAGACCGCTAGGTTTACAAGATATGCTCCGTAATTCCGTCGCCAAAACCAGGTGGAAAGGCCCTCTTGTTACCTACATTTATACCTTCCTCTTGTCCAATTTGTCGTTGATGGTGATAGTGTTTTTCATCCTATTGGGCCCCTTACTGGTGTCAGGGAATGTGCTCTTGCTTCTTGTTTCTATGATGGGTGTGATTATAGCCCTTGGAATTTGGTTGGTGTTGAGTGTCTGGTGGAATATGGGTGTTGTTATTTCAATTTTAGAGGACAAGGGCGGTCTTGAAGCCTTGTCAACCTCACAATACTTGAGCAAAGGCAATAGGTTGCGTGGATTTGCGTTGATGCTCCTCAATTTTATTTGGTTATATGGCCTATCCTGGTCAACCCTCCATGTAAGAGGAAGTTTTTCCGGTAGGATTGTACTTGCTTTTGTTAATACAGGCTTGGTGTGTGTGGGAAAGGTCATTAAATGGGTAGTCTTCATGGTTTATTACCATGATTGCAAGAGGCGCTGCACGGAGAAGGTTGACATGGAAGAAGGTAGAGAAGATGAAATCCTTTGCAAAAATTTTTCATGA